Proteins from one Carassius auratus strain Wakin linkage group LG28B, ASM336829v1, whole genome shotgun sequence genomic window:
- the LOC113067654 gene encoding myeloid-associated differentiation marker homolog: MVTLNTQSLTSPVGIIRLFEFTLTLITFSLVASEGHDSSSFWAWCTFTWFFCCFITLLIIILEFTSLNTKVPISWDDFTTAFAMLSTLMLLAASVIYPTFYVTSRHSVRIAATVISCVCFCLYLSEVGLTRAKPGEISGFLSTVPGLLKVLEAFVACIIFISLNYTFYSWFPGLQWCVAVYSFCFIIALLIIILTIGKLMSRIPIPLNKCLLGYNILAVLMYLTAVVIWPIYSFQNNPRPPGCFACYWDNMAVVSFMTCINLIVYIVDTVYSVRLVFVSPA, encoded by the coding sequence ATGGTAACCCTGAACACTCAATCTCTCACCTCGCCGGTGGGAATAATCCGCCTCTTTGAGTTCACACTAACGCTCATTACCTTCAGCCTGGTGGCTTCTGAAGGCCACGACAGCTCTTCGTTCTGGGCCTGGTGCACGTTCACCTGGTTCTTCTGCTGTTTCATAaccctcctcatcatcatcctggAGTTCACCAGCCTCAACACCAAGGTGCCCATTTCTTGGGACGACTTCACAACGGCTTTTGCGATGTTGTCCACGCTTATGCTGTTGGCCGCTTCGGTCATCTACCCCACGTTTTACGTGACCTCCAGACATTCGGTCAGGATCGCAGCCACAGTGATCTCCTGTGTGTGCTTCTGCCTGTACTTATCCGAGGTGGGACTGACCCGAGCCAAACCCGGGGAGATCAGCGGGTTCCTGTCCACCGTGCCGGGCTTGCTGAAGGTCCTGGAGGCGTTCGTGGCCTGCATCATCTTTATCTCTCTGAATTATACCTTTTATAGCTGGTTCCCTGGGCTCCAGTGGTGTGTGGCCGTCTACTCGTTCTGCTTCATCATCGctctcctcatcatcatcctcaccatCGGCAAGTTGATGTCTCGAATCCCCATCCCGCTGAACAAATGTCTGTTGGGGTACAACATACTGGCGGTTTTAATGTACCTCACGGCTGTGGTGATATGGCCTATCTACAGTTTCCAGAACAATCCAAGACCACCAGGCTGCTTCGCCTGTTACTGGGATAACATGGCTGTTGTGTCCTTCATGACTTGCATCAATCTGATCGTCTACATCGTGGATACGGTTTACTCGGTGCGTCTGGTGTTTGTTTCACCTGCCTAG